A single window of Leeuwenhoekiella sp. MAR_2009_132 DNA harbors:
- a CDS encoding PLP-dependent cysteine synthase family protein, protein MKEHLNVYNDVLKLIGNTPLIRLNRITKDLPGSYFAKVEAYNPGNSSKDRIALYIIEDAERKGILKPGDTIIETTSGNTGFSIAMVSIIKGYKCILAVSSKSSKDKIDALRTMGAKVYVCPANVAADDPRSYYQVAKRIHSETEGSVYINQYFNKLNAEAHYKSSGPEIWEQTEGKITHLVACSGTGGTISGTARYLKEQNPNIRILGIDAFGSVLKKYHETKELDTNEIYPYRIEGLGKNLIPSATDFDAIDYFEKVSDEDSAHTARRIARTEGLFVGYTSGAALQGTLQMAEQGEFDENSKVVIIFPDHGRSYMSKIYSDDWMNEQGFFDSQNEIAVDKIEFVK, encoded by the coding sequence ATGAAAGAACACCTTAACGTTTATAATGACGTCTTGAAGTTGATAGGGAACACTCCCCTAATACGATTAAACAGAATTACTAAAGACCTTCCGGGTTCTTATTTTGCTAAGGTAGAAGCATACAATCCGGGTAATTCTTCAAAAGATCGTATAGCATTATACATAATAGAAGATGCAGAGCGTAAAGGTATTTTAAAACCTGGAGACACAATTATAGAAACTACATCTGGTAACACCGGCTTTAGTATTGCAATGGTAAGTATCATTAAAGGATATAAATGCATACTGGCTGTAAGTTCAAAATCTTCAAAAGACAAAATTGATGCATTGCGTACAATGGGAGCTAAAGTATACGTTTGCCCTGCAAATGTTGCAGCAGATGATCCCAGGTCATATTACCAGGTAGCAAAACGTATACATAGTGAGACCGAAGGTTCAGTCTATATAAACCAGTATTTTAATAAATTAAATGCCGAAGCACATTATAAATCTTCCGGCCCCGAAATTTGGGAACAAACAGAGGGTAAAATAACACATTTAGTTGCGTGCAGTGGTACAGGTGGAACGATATCTGGTACAGCACGTTACCTTAAAGAACAAAACCCAAACATTCGCATTTTAGGGATTGACGCTTTTGGAAGCGTACTTAAAAAATATCACGAGACTAAAGAGTTAGATACAAATGAAATTTACCCGTACCGTATAGAAGGACTGGGTAAAAATCTAATTCCGTCTGCTACAGATTTTGATGCTATAGATTATTTTGAAAAAGTTTCTGATGAAGATAGTGCACATACTGCACGTAGAATAGCAAGAACTGAAGGGTTATTTGTAGGTTATACAAGTGGTGCTGCTTTGCAGGGAACACTACAAATGGCAGAACAAGGAGAATTTGATGAAAATAGTAAAGTAGTTATTATTTTTCCTGATCATGGTAGAAGTTATATGAGTAAAATTTATAGCGACGATTGGATGAATGAACAGGGCTTTTTTGATAGTCAAAACGAAATTGCTGTTGATAAGATTGAATTTGTAAAATAG